Proteins from one Triticum aestivum cultivar Chinese Spring chromosome 7A, IWGSC CS RefSeq v2.1, whole genome shotgun sequence genomic window:
- the LOC123152764 gene encoding aspartic proteinase nepenthesin-1-like: MAPTPFLLLLLLLLPLAPAPVLSAAIGPVTKTGKFITKELRRSTTINKPVKDYMGVGLRAQQGQRKDGQQTGSAAAGSYSPFILDLSVGTSPQTLPLMMDITSDLVGMHCDPCPLCHALSPPPPTPTFLPERSKSFAEVGCATQTCQRMRDHDCAGHDLCRYKMSHMSGFLATDTFSFGNITGPGRTDVPGVVFGCNVNITLPEISGVSGYAGFSRGPLSLVSQLNISSFAYFIAPPEHDAGKSFVSWSWGGAADNATAVQTRTTGSSSSTPLLAATKAQNPYWYYVNLTGVQVDGKLLAAISAETFDVQRSGGVYLSTSIAVTFLVEDAYRVLRQELVSRIQSEGVATANVSSGDWDLCFLTEHFANAKVPTLALVFDGADAAMELNVDNYFQNFGDGSTCLTILPSPHGWPGSVLGSLLQAGRTMAYEIHSGGGGALTYETFKTAAGAPAPAKLPLMIMATLLLWAILY, encoded by the coding sequence ATGGCTCCGActccatttcttcttcttcttcttctccttcttcctctggctccTGCGCCTGTCTTGTCGGCCGCCATCGGACCGGTTACCAAGACCGGCAAATTCATCACCAAAGAGCTCCGTAGGAGTACGACAATCAACAAGCCCGTCAAGGATTACATGGGAGTGGGACTGAGGGCGCAGCAGGGCCAGCGCAAGGACGGCCAGCAGACGGGCAGCGCGGCGGCGGGCAGCTACAGCCCCTTTATCCTCGACCTCTCCGTCGGGACCTCGCCGCAGACCCTCCCCCTCATGATGGACATCACCAGCGACCTCGTCGGGATGCACTGCGATCCCTGCCCCTTGTGCCAcgccctctcgccgccgccgccgacgcccacgTTCCTGCCCGAACGCTCCAAATCCTTCGCCGAGGTCGGCTGCGCCACCCAGACTTGCCAGCGCATGAGAGACCACGACTGCGCCGGACACGACCTCTGCAGGTACAAAATGAGCCATATGTCCGGCTTCCTCGCCACCGATACGTTCAGCTTCGGGAACATCACGGGACCGGGGCGTACAGACGTCCCGGGCGTGGTGTTTGGCTGCAACGTCAACATCACGTTGCCGGAGATCAGCGGCGTCTCCGGCTACGCCGGCTTCAGCAGGGGGCCCCTCTCCCTCGTGTCGCAGCTCAACATCTCCAGCTTCGCCTACTTCATCGCGCCCCCCGAGCACGACGCCGGCAAGAGCTTCGTCAGCTGGAGCTGGGGAGGCGCCGCCGACAATGCCACGGCAGTGCAGACCAGGACTACGGGAAGCAGCAGCAGCACGCCGCTGCTGGCGGCCACAAAAGCCCAAAACCCTTACTGGTACTACGTTAATCTCACCGGCGTGCAGGTCGACGGCAAGCTCCTGGCCGCCATCTCGGCTGAGACCTTTGACGTCCAGCGTTCCGGTGGGGTGTATCTCAGCACGAGTATTGCCGTCACCTTCCTCGTCGAGGACGCGTACAGGGTGCTGCGGCAGGAGCTGGTGAGCAGGATCCAGTccgagggcgtggctacggcgaacgTCTCCTCAGGCGACTGGGACCTGTGCTTCCTGACGGAGCACTTTGCGAACGCCAAGGTTCCAACGCTCGCACTTGTGTTCGACGGCGCTGACGCGGCGATGGAGCTCAACGTGGACAACTACTTCCAAAATTTCGGCGACGGGAGCACGTGCCTCACCATATTGCCGTCGCCGCACGGCTGGCCGGGCTCGGTCCTGGGCAGCCTGCTGCAGGCAGGCAGGACCATGGCCTACGAGATACacagtggtggcggcggcgcgctgACTTACGAGACGTTCAAGACGGCAGCGGGTGCCCCGGCGCCGGCGAAGCTGCCCCTCATGATAATGGCCACTCTTCTTCTATGGGCGATCCTTTATTAG
- the LOC123152766 gene encoding mucin-2-like: MARIAAFLLVALLSLAGHLAQSAPCRSCPPTKPSQPAPCKHKSSPSSIPCPPPSQTPMPSTTPTLTPVTPTPAPTPTVFIPPPTNTPAPTPIPASVTPTSAPTPMMPPIPTPITPTPVPAPLSPTPTPVAPTPTTVMPPTQMPMAPMPAPTPVSPTPNPVAPRPIPVMPPTPTPASTPISPTPSPVAPTPTRVVPTPAPTPVSPSPTLVTPIPAPVMPPTPTSVTPMPAPTPVSPTPTPVAPTATPMIPPSPTLVTPMPAPTPASPTPIPVAPTPTLVMPPAPTPVTPTPPPAPAPAPATSTGKCPVDTLKLLACVDVLNGLLHAVIGSSARNTCCPLLSGVADLDAALCLCTTIKVKALNINLMLPIAIEVLVNQCGKRVPKDFRLNLVSQLSTGFRLKRSDTISAHFQASRVLDVHAILTLSFLMRSTTYVMLLPQRSPAVHAANAFLQEQESYTNTETLSSKTMARIAAFLLVALLSLAGHLAQSAPCRSCPPTKPSKPAPCKHKSSPSSIPCPPPSQTPMPSTTPTLTPVTPTPAPTPTVFIPPPTNTPAPTPIPASVTPTSAPTPMMPPIPTPITPTPVPAPLSPTPTPVAPTPTTVMPPRQMPMAPTPAPTPVSPTPNPVAPRPIPVMPPTTTPASTPISPTPSPVAPTPTRVVPTPAPTPVSPSPTLVTPTPAPVMPPTPTSVTPMPAPTPVSPTPTPVAPTPTPMIPPSPTLVTLMPAPTPVSRTPIPVAPTPTLVMPPAPTPVTPTPPPAPAPAPATSTGKCPVDTLKLLACVDVLNGLLHAVIGSSARNTCCPLLSGVADLDAALCLCTTIKVKALNINLMLPIAIEVLVNQCGKRVPKDFRCPN; the protein is encoded by the exons ATGGCCCGCATTGCGGCGTTCTTGCTGGTGGCCCTGCTCTCCTTAGCCGGGCATCTCGCGCAGTCCGCGCCATGCCGATCATGCCCGCCCACAAAGCCTTCCCAGCCTGCACCGTGTAAGCACAAGTCCTCACCATCGTCCATACCCTGCCCTCCACCTTCACAAACTCCCATGCCCTCAACCACACCCACACTCACCCCGGTGACTCCGACGCCGGCACCGACCCCGACTGTCTTCATCCCTCCACCTACAAACACTCCGGCACCCACGCCCATACCGGCCTCTGTAACTCCAACATCGGCACCGACCCCTATGATGCCTCCAATACCAACCCCTATAACTCCAACGCCGGTACCAGCTCCTCTCTCTCCAACACCAACACCGGTGGCCCCAACACCTACAACCGTGATGCCGCCGACACAGATGCCTATGGCACCAATGCCGGCACCGACCCCTGTATCTCCAACGCCAAACCCGGTGGCCCCAAGACCTATCCCTGTGATGCCGCCAACACCGACGCCGGCATCGACCCCTATCTCTCCAACGCCAAGTCCGGTGGCGCCAACACCGACCCGTGTGGTTCCGACGCCAGCACCCACCCCTGTCTCTCCGTCGCCAACCCTGGTGACCCCAATACCGGCCCCTGTGATGCCGCCAACACCAACATCGGTGACTCCGATGCCAGCACCGACCCCCGTTTCTCCAACGCCAACTCCGGTGGCCCCAACAGCGACTCCTATGATACCGCCATCACCAACCCTTGTGACTCCGATGCCAGCACCAACCCCTGCCTCTCCAACGCCAATCCCGGTGGCCCCAACACCGACCCTCGTGATGCCGCCAGCACCCACCCCTGTGACTCCGACGCCACCCCCAGCCCCGGCCCCAGCGCCGGCTACATCGACCGGCAAGTGCCCCGTGGACACACTGAAGCTACTTGCGTGCGTGGACGTGCTCAATGGGCTGTTGCACGCGGTGATCGGCAGTAGCGCCAGGAATACATGCTGCCCGCTGCTGTCCGGCGTTGCCGACCTCGACGCTGCTCTCTGCCTTTGCACCACCATCAAGGTCAAGGCCCTCAACATCAACCTCATGCTGCCCATCGCCATCGAGGTGCTCGTCAACCAGTGCGGCAAGAGAGTGCCGAAAGACTTCCGCT TGAACCTTGTTTCGCAGCTGAGTACAGGCTTCCGGCTGAAG AGGTCCGACACGATCTCCGCTCACTTCCAGGCGAGCAGGGTGCTGGATGTTCATGCGATCCTCACCTTGTCCTTCCTCATGAGGTCCACCACGTACGTGATGCTGCTGCCGCAGAGATCGCCGGCGGTGCATGCTGCCAATGCGTTCCT TCAAGAGCAGGAAAGCTATACCAACACCGAGACCTTAAGCTCCAAGACCATGGCCCGCATTGCGGCGTTCTTGCTGGTGGCCCTGCTCTCCTTAGCCGGGCATCTCGCGCAGTCCGCGCCATGCCGATCATGCCCGCCCACAAAGCCTTCCAAGCCTGCACCGTGTAAGCACAAGTCCTCACCATCGTCCATACCCTGCCCTCCACCTTCACAAACTCCCATGCCCTCAACCACACCCACACTCACCCCGGTGACTCCGACGCCGGCACCGACCCCGACTGTCTTCATCCCTCCACCTACAAACACTCCGGCACCCACGCCCATACCGGCCTCTGTAACTCCAACATCGGCACCGACCCCTATGATGCCTCCAATACCAACCCCTATAACTCCAACGCCGGTACCAGCTCCTCTCTCTCCAACACCAACACCGGTGGCCCCAACACCTACAACCGTGATGCCGCCGAGACAGATGCCTATGGCACCAACGCCGGCACCGACCCCTGTATCTCCAACGCCAAACCCGGTGGCCCCAAGACCTATCCCTGTGATGCCGCCAACAACGACGCCGGCATCGACCCCTATCTCTCCAACGCCAAGTCCGGTGGCGCCAACACCGACCCGTGTGGTTCCGACGCCAGCACCCACCCCTGTCTCTCCGTCGCCAACCCTGGTGACCCCAACACCGGCCCCTGTGATGCCGCCAACACCAACATCGGTGACTCCGATGCCAGCACCGACCCCCGTTTCTCCAACGCCAACTCCGGTGGCCCCAACACCGACTCCTATGATACCGCCATCACCAACCCTTGTGACTCTGATGCCAGCACCAACCCCTGTCTCTCGAACGCCAATCCCGGTGGCCCCAACACCGACCCTCGTGATGCCGCCAGCACCCACCCCTGTGACTCCGACGCCACCCCCAGCCCCGGCCCCAGCGCCGGCTACATCGACCGGCAAGTGCCCCGTGGACACACTGAAGCTACTTGCGTGCGTGGACGTGCTCAATGGGCTGTTGCACGCGGTGATCGGCAGTAGCGCCAGGAATACATGCTGCCCGCTGCTGTCCGGCGTTGCCGACCTCGACGCTGCTCTCTGCCTTTGCACCACCATCAAGGTCAAGGCCCTCAACATCAACCTCATGCTGCCCATCGCCATCGAGGTGCTCGTCAACCAGTGCGGCAAGAGAGTGCCGAAAGACTTCCGCTGCCCTAACTAA